Proteins encoded together in one Planctomyces sp. SH-PL14 window:
- the surE gene encoding 5'/3'-nucleotidase SurE, whose product MQILLVNDDGIYAPGLRAMSDVLKELGDVTVVAPLVEQSGVGHRITYLHPIMAREIKDETGRYGWAVDGSPADCTKMGVLEFCPRRPDLIVSGINSGANVGINVLYSGTVAAAIEGAFFGINSIAVSLAQGTPPDYHAAGKRAVALIRQILNREERQGMLWNINFPDTTEAGPKGVKVCSMAIRRHTDTVEKRIDPRGRPYYWSGLDPLRNHSLEPGTDVCELTNGYATVTPLHFDLTDRGAAGAWESIPLSFPC is encoded by the coding sequence ATGCAGATTTTGTTGGTCAACGACGACGGCATCTACGCCCCCGGCCTCCGCGCCATGAGCGACGTCCTGAAGGAACTGGGGGACGTGACGGTTGTCGCTCCGCTCGTCGAGCAGAGCGGGGTAGGGCACCGGATCACATACCTCCATCCGATCATGGCCCGCGAGATCAAGGATGAGACGGGCCGCTACGGCTGGGCCGTCGACGGCAGCCCGGCCGACTGCACCAAGATGGGGGTGCTCGAGTTCTGCCCCCGCCGGCCCGACCTGATCGTGAGCGGGATCAACTCCGGGGCGAACGTCGGGATCAACGTTCTCTATTCGGGAACAGTGGCCGCGGCGATTGAAGGGGCGTTCTTCGGCATCAACTCGATCGCGGTCTCGCTCGCCCAGGGGACGCCGCCGGACTACCACGCCGCCGGGAAGCGGGCCGTGGCGCTGATCCGCCAGATTCTGAACCGCGAGGAGCGGCAGGGGATGCTGTGGAACATCAACTTCCCCGACACGACGGAGGCCGGTCCCAAGGGGGTGAAGGTCTGCTCCATGGCGATCCGGCGGCACACCGATACGGTCGAAAAACGAATCGATCCGCGGGGCCGCCCGTATTACTGGAGCGGCCTCGATCCGCTGCGGAACCACTCCCTCGAACCGGGGACCGATGTGTGCGAGCTGACGAACGGTTACGCGACCGTCACCCCGCTGCACTTCGACCTCACCGACCGGGGGGCAGCAGGTGCGTGGGAATCGATTCCATTGTCTTTCCCGTGCTGA
- the rnc gene encoding ribonuclease III: MSKKDNGSPGVSPELLAECEAVLGYEFRDKDLLYRCLTHASAAKTRLESNERLEFLGDAVLGLTICETLFTRFPANAEGELTRIKSVVVSRASCATLARRMGLEKYLVLGRGISAHGRLPSSVIAAAIEAIIGGIYVDGGFDKAHAIVQRLFMDDILSAAQLESGINYKSILQQSVQRQQGATPGYRVIDEKGPDHSKCFKVAAVVKDQEFPGAWGPSKKSAEQRAAENALCVMEGAEPPHTAE, from the coding sequence ATGTCGAAGAAGGACAACGGAAGCCCGGGGGTTTCACCCGAGCTTCTGGCCGAATGCGAAGCTGTTCTCGGTTATGAGTTTCGCGACAAGGATCTGCTGTACCGGTGCCTGACGCACGCGTCGGCGGCCAAGACCCGCTTGGAATCGAATGAACGGCTCGAGTTTCTCGGGGATGCGGTCCTGGGACTGACGATCTGCGAGACGCTCTTCACCCGCTTTCCGGCCAATGCCGAAGGGGAGCTGACTCGGATCAAGTCGGTCGTCGTCAGCCGCGCCTCGTGCGCCACGCTGGCCCGCCGGATGGGGCTCGAAAAGTATCTCGTCCTGGGCCGGGGGATCTCGGCGCATGGGCGGCTCCCCTCTTCGGTGATTGCGGCCGCCATCGAAGCGATCATCGGCGGGATCTACGTCGACGGCGGGTTCGACAAGGCGCATGCCATCGTCCAGCGGCTGTTCATGGACGACATCCTGTCCGCGGCGCAGCTCGAATCGGGGATCAACTACAAAAGTATTCTTCAGCAGTCGGTGCAGCGGCAACAGGGGGCGACACCGGGCTACCGGGTGATCGACGAGAAGGGCCCCGACCACTCGAAGTGCTTTAAAGTGGCGGCAGTCGTCAAGGACCAGGAGTTCCCCGGAGCGTGGGGCCCCAGCAAGAAATCGGCGGAGCAGCGGGCGGCTGAGAACGCGCTCTGCGTCATGGAAGGGGCCGAGCCGCCCCATACCGCGGAGTAG
- a CDS encoding leucine-rich repeat domain-containing protein, with protein sequence MKPTATDPGGEQFRCQVCGRLVAVLVSLLGDGFCPACGSHLWARPPADQTVAAVTRRIDDLAGQLRRDRFSHQWIVDLCGTACTDEDFAEIVKLDGIEELLLNDTAVTDASLPRLVRQTNLEVLDLDGTSITDVGLSELGGLSRLELLSLAGTRVTDFGLAYLEPLETVWCLDLDDSELEGSGLRRLVRWRDLEWLSLRSTDIGDTALPHLLAFRGLKWLDVQKTRITLNGYLTLKRELSGCRIAWSRRRAS encoded by the coding sequence TTGAAGCCGACCGCCACCGACCCCGGAGGAGAGCAGTTCCGCTGCCAGGTCTGCGGCCGGCTCGTGGCCGTCCTCGTCAGCCTGCTGGGGGACGGCTTCTGTCCCGCCTGCGGCAGCCATCTCTGGGCTCGCCCTCCCGCGGACCAAACGGTGGCCGCGGTCACGCGGCGGATTGACGATCTGGCGGGGCAGCTTCGCCGAGACCGGTTTTCGCATCAGTGGATTGTGGACCTGTGCGGAACGGCGTGTACGGATGAAGACTTCGCGGAGATCGTGAAGCTCGACGGGATCGAGGAACTTCTGTTGAACGACACCGCCGTGACGGACGCCAGCCTGCCGCGGCTGGTTCGACAGACCAACCTGGAAGTCCTGGATCTCGACGGGACGTCCATCACCGATGTCGGTCTCAGCGAGCTGGGCGGGCTCTCGCGACTCGAATTGCTCAGCCTGGCAGGAACGCGGGTCACAGACTTCGGTCTGGCATACCTGGAGCCGCTGGAGACGGTGTGGTGTCTCGACCTGGATGATTCTGAGTTGGAAGGGAGCGGGCTGCGGCGTCTCGTGCGCTGGCGGGATCTGGAATGGCTCTCGCTTCGTTCGACGGATATCGGGGATACCGCGCTGCCGCATCTCCTGGCTTTCCGTGGGCTGAAATGGCTGGACGTTCAGAAGACGCGGATCACTCTGAACGGATACCTCACACTGAAGCGGGAGTTGTCGGGATGTCGGATCGCGTGGTCACGGCGGAGAGCGTCGTAG
- a CDS encoding DnaJ family domain-containing protein produces the protein MSESDREPQPVPPRRPVGAPIGSLAEYRIREAQMQGKFDQIEGFGQPLQDLDEPLGEDWWLKKKLKAEQISLLPPLLAVRRRIEVVRGEIETLAEESQVRRLLTTLNKEIREAIASPQPGPSIVVLPLDVEAEVTAWQERRKGRGA, from the coding sequence ATGTCCGAAAGCGATCGTGAGCCGCAGCCCGTTCCGCCCCGCCGCCCCGTCGGGGCTCCGATCGGGAGCCTGGCGGAGTACCGGATTCGCGAAGCCCAGATGCAGGGGAAGTTCGACCAGATCGAAGGGTTCGGCCAGCCGCTGCAGGACCTCGACGAGCCCCTCGGCGAGGACTGGTGGCTCAAAAAGAAGCTCAAGGCAGAGCAGATTTCACTGCTCCCCCCGCTCTTGGCGGTCCGCCGTCGGATCGAAGTCGTCCGGGGAGAGATCGAGACCCTGGCGGAGGAATCGCAGGTCCGCCGGCTGCTGACAACGCTCAACAAGGAGATCCGCGAGGCGATCGCCTCCCCGCAGCCCGGCCCGTCGATCGTGGTGCTGCCGCTCGACGTCGAAGCGGAGGTGACGGCCTGGCAGGAGCGGCGAAAGGGGAGGGGAGCTTGA
- a CDS encoding PP2C family protein-serine/threonine phosphatase: MRWEQKIQFATLSDVGLRRSNNEDSLAVAVANTEEDFENHGHLFLVADGMGGHAVGELASKIAAETVPHTYLKQDSGDFPSALEKSVIEANTAINTRGEQNQDFLKMGTTCSTLVLCPEGAFIGHVGDSRIYRVRRDRIDQLSFDHSLHWELQRRDQKLAAQIDLSLHKNVITRCLGPEPKVMVDVEGPHPILPADGFILCSDGLSNLVADEEMGAIVRDLAPNVACRLLIDLANARGGTDNCTAIVVKVGDLPANVPPPFVPDEPQAPSLGWAWLFAFWGAAMLFIWGLALLFFGHPWKGIILTALAGFGGVGMLLVSFRQRRKLIEEHVDQGETHIARAHRTAVALDSKQLFEVLATVETQLRRPAQDDHWEVDWAKHEEAIKAAAKGKSEKRHAKACRDLARAIELIMTQLPASAREKPSEEKKKPAEKADGKV, translated from the coding sequence ATGCGGTGGGAGCAGAAAATCCAGTTCGCCACGCTGTCCGATGTCGGGCTGCGCCGTTCGAACAATGAGGATTCTCTTGCCGTCGCCGTTGCCAACACGGAAGAGGACTTCGAGAACCACGGCCACCTGTTCCTCGTCGCCGACGGGATGGGGGGGCACGCGGTCGGCGAGCTCGCCAGCAAGATTGCCGCGGAGACCGTCCCGCACACGTATCTGAAGCAGGACTCGGGTGACTTTCCGTCGGCCCTGGAGAAGTCCGTCATTGAGGCCAACACCGCGATCAACACCCGCGGGGAGCAGAACCAGGACTTCCTCAAGATGGGGACGACGTGCTCGACGCTCGTCCTCTGCCCGGAAGGGGCGTTCATCGGTCACGTCGGCGACAGCCGCATCTACCGCGTCCGCCGTGACCGGATCGACCAGCTCTCCTTCGACCACAGCCTGCACTGGGAGCTCCAGCGGCGGGACCAGAAGCTCGCGGCGCAGATCGACCTGTCGCTCCACAAGAACGTCATCACCCGCTGCCTGGGCCCCGAGCCCAAGGTGATGGTCGATGTCGAGGGGCCGCATCCGATCCTGCCGGCGGACGGGTTCATCCTCTGTTCCGACGGCCTCAGCAACCTTGTCGCGGACGAGGAGATGGGGGCCATCGTCCGGGACCTGGCTCCGAACGTCGCCTGCCGCCTCCTGATCGACCTCGCCAACGCCCGCGGCGGGACCGACAACTGCACGGCGATCGTGGTCAAGGTGGGTGATCTCCCGGCCAATGTCCCGCCGCCGTTCGTTCCGGATGAACCCCAGGCCCCCAGCCTCGGCTGGGCGTGGCTGTTCGCCTTCTGGGGGGCGGCCATGCTGTTCATCTGGGGGCTGGCGCTGCTGTTCTTTGGCCACCCGTGGAAGGGGATCATCCTCACGGCTCTGGCCGGATTCGGCGGGGTGGGAATGCTGCTGGTCTCGTTCCGGCAGCGTCGGAAGCTGATCGAGGAGCATGTCGACCAGGGGGAGACGCATATCGCGCGGGCTCACCGGACGGCGGTGGCGCTCGATTCGAAGCAGTTGTTCGAGGTGCTGGCGACGGTGGAAACGCAGCTTCGCCGTCCGGCTCAGGATGACCATTGGGAGGTCGACTGGGCGAAGCACGAAGAGGCGATCAAGGCGGCGGCGAAGGGGAAGTCGGAGAAGCGGCATGCGAAGGCGTGCCGTGATCTGGCGCGGGCGATCGAGCTGATCATGACGCAGTTGCCGGCGTCGGCGCGAGAGAAGCCGTCGGAAGAGAAGAAGAAGCCAGCCGAAAAGGCGGACGGCAAAGTCTGA